A region of the Massilia sp. erpn genome:
CGCGTTTATCTGGAAGAAGGCGAGGACGGCTACCGCAGTTATCAGGAAGCGCATGCCGGCACGGTGCTGGCGCGCGGCGTGGCCTTTCCCTTCATCCGCCGCTTCCTCGCCATCAACCGCCACTTCCGCAAGCAGTCGCCGGTGGAGGTGGTGCTTTTATCGCGCAACTCGCCGGAGACCGGCCTGCGCGTGATGCACTCCATCGCCCACTACGGCCTGGATATCTCGCGCGCCGCCTTCCTCACCGGCAGCGCGCCTTACACCTATCTGCCTGCCTTTAATGCTGCACTCTTCCTCAGCGCGAACGAGGACGATGTGCGCAAGGCGCTGGCGGCCGGCCAGCCCGCCGGCCTGGTGCTGCCCGCGCCGAACAGCGAACAGCTTGACGACGCCGGCGACGCCGAGTTGCGCATTGCCTTCGATTTCGACGGCGTGCTGGCCGACGATGAGTCGGAGAGCGTCTTCAAACGCAATAACGATGTAGCGGAGTTCCATGCCCATGAGCGCCGCAACGCCGGCGTGCCGCATCAACCGGGGCCGCTGGCCAATCTGTTCCGCCAGCTGCATGTGATGCAGCGCTTTGAAACCCTGCTGGCCCGGCGCCGGCCCGGCTACCGCAAGCTGCTGCGCGTGGCCATCATCACGGCCCGCAACGCGCCTTCGCATGAGCGGGTGGTGACCACGCTGAAGAGCTGGGGCGTCTCGGCGCACGAGACTTTCTTCCTGGGTGGCATGGACAAGACGCGCGTGCTGGGCATCTTCAAGCCGCATATTTTCTTCGACGACCAGCTCAGCCACCTGCAGGCGCCCGGTCTGAGCACGCCCATGGTGCATGTGCCGTTCGGCATTGCCAATCTGATTACAACAGCATCCGACGTCCAGCCATAGCTTGGACTATAATGCGTGGTCTGATCGTTTCCCCCAGCGCTCCAGCACCGCATGTCATTCGACTTAAAAAAATCCCTTCCCAAGTCCGGCAACCGTTTCGTATTGCCTACCCTGTACGGCTCTTCGGATGCCTACGCCCTGGCGCAAGCCGCGCTTGAACTGAAACAGCAAGGCCAGATGCTGGCCGTGATCGTGGCCCAGGCCAGCGACGGCCAGCGCCTGCTCGACGAATTACCCTGGTTTGGCGGCGCGGAGCTGCGCTGCCACCTGCTGCCCGACTGGGAAACCCTGCCTTACGACGCCTTCTCGCCGCACCAGGATCTGGTGTCCGAGCGTCTGGCCACCCTGCATGAAATCCAGAACGGCCAGTGCGATGTAATGCTCGTGCCCGCCACCACGGCCCTGGTGCGCATGGCGCCGCCGTCCTTCCTGGCCGCCTATACCTTCTTCTTCAAGCAGGGCGAGGTGCTGGACGAGGCGCGCCTGAAATCGCAACTGACGCTGGCCGGCTACACCCATGTGAACCAGGTCATGTCGCCCGGCGAATATTCCGTGCGCGGCGGCCTGATCGACCTGTTCCCCATGGGTTCGGCCCTGCCCTACCGCCTCGACCTGTTCGGCGACACCATCGAAACCATCCGCACCTTCGATGCCGATACCCAGCGTTCGCTGTATCCGGTGCGCGAAGTGCGCCTGCTGCCGGGCCGCGAATTCCCGATGGACGAAGCGGCGCGCTCCACCTTCCGCAGCCGCTGGCGCGAGACGTTCGAAGGCGATCCATCGCGTACCGTGATCTACAAGGATATGGGCAGCGGCATCGCCTCGGCCGGCATCGAATACTATCTGCCGCTGTTCTTCGAAGAGACGGCCACGCTGTTCGACTATCTGCCGCAAGGCTCGACCCTGGCCATGGTGGGCGATATCGACGCCGCCATCAAACGCTTCTGGGCCGATACCGAGTCGCGCTACAAATTCCTGAAAGCCGACCGCGAGCGCCCGATCCTGCCGCCGCAATCCATCTTCCTCGGCGACGAGCAGTTCTTTGTCCTGGCCAAGCCGCATGCGCGCCTGGCCCTGAGCCGCGAAGGCAATGGCGAGGCGTCCGAGCTGTCGGCGCCGGTGCCGAATATCGCCGTCAACCGCCATCTGGACGATCCGCTGACCAATCTGCGCGCCTATCTGCTGCAAACGGGTAAGCGCGTGATGATCTGCGCCGAATCGGGCGGCCGCCGCGAAACCCTGCAGCAGTATTTCAGCGAATTCGATCTGGCGCCCGCGCCGGTGGAAGGCTTTGAAGGCTTCCTCGCCAGCGACGCCAAAGTAACGCTGGGCGTGGCTCCGCTGCACGCGGGCTTCGAACTGGCCGCGCCGCAGGGCCAACTGGTCTTCATCACCGAAACCGAGCTGTATGCCGGTTCCGGCCGCCGCGTCGGCAAGAAGAAGCAGGAGGCCGTGACCCAGGTCGAGTCCATGGTGCGCGATCTGTCCGAACTGAAGATCGGCGATCCGGTGGTGCACATCAACCATGGCATCGGCCGCTATATGGGCTTGACCAGCATGGACCTGGGCGAAGGCGAAACCGAATTCCTGCACCTGGAATATGCCAAGGACACCAAGCTGTATGTGCCGGTTTCGCAGCTGCACGTGATCTCGCGCTATTCCGGCGCCTCGCCGGACGACGCGCCGCTGCACACCCTCGGTTCCGGCCAATGGGAGAAAGCCAAGAAGAAGGCCGCCGACCAGGTGCGCGACACCGCCGCCGAGCTGCTGAATCTCTACGCCCGCCGCGCCGCGCGCCAGGGCCACGCTTTCGAGTACTCGTC
Encoded here:
- a CDS encoding 5'-nucleotidase, producing MAYPIENKLVIGIASSALFDLSESHRVYLEEGEDGYRSYQEAHAGTVLARGVAFPFIRRFLAINRHFRKQSPVEVVLLSRNSPETGLRVMHSIAHYGLDISRAAFLTGSAPYTYLPAFNAALFLSANEDDVRKALAAGQPAGLVLPAPNSEQLDDAGDAELRIAFDFDGVLADDESESVFKRNNDVAEFHAHERRNAGVPHQPGPLANLFRQLHVMQRFETLLARRRPGYRKLLRVAIITARNAPSHERVVTTLKSWGVSAHETFFLGGMDKTRVLGIFKPHIFFDDQLSHLQAPGLSTPMVHVPFGIANLITTASDVQP
- the mfd gene encoding transcription-repair coupling factor; its protein translation is MSFDLKKSLPKSGNRFVLPTLYGSSDAYALAQAALELKQQGQMLAVIVAQASDGQRLLDELPWFGGAELRCHLLPDWETLPYDAFSPHQDLVSERLATLHEIQNGQCDVMLVPATTALVRMAPPSFLAAYTFFFKQGEVLDEARLKSQLTLAGYTHVNQVMSPGEYSVRGGLIDLFPMGSALPYRLDLFGDTIETIRTFDADTQRSLYPVREVRLLPGREFPMDEAARSTFRSRWRETFEGDPSRTVIYKDMGSGIASAGIEYYLPLFFEETATLFDYLPQGSTLAMVGDIDAAIKRFWADTESRYKFLKADRERPILPPQSIFLGDEQFFVLAKPHARLALSREGNGEASELSAPVPNIAVNRHLDDPLTNLRAYLLQTGKRVMICAESGGRRETLQQYFSEFDLAPAPVEGFEGFLASDAKVTLGVAPLHAGFELAAPQGQLVFITETELYAGSGRRVGKKKQEAVTQVESMVRDLSELKIGDPVVHINHGIGRYMGLTSMDLGEGETEFLHLEYAKDTKLYVPVSQLHVISRYSGASPDDAPLHTLGSGQWEKAKKKAADQVRDTAAELLNLYARRAARQGHAFEYSSQDYERFADSFGFDETPDQAAAIMNVMKDMTSGKPMDRLVCGDVGFGKTEVALRAAFIAVMGGKQVAILAPTTLLAEQHAQTFADRFADWPVRIAEMSRFRTGKEIGQAIKGMADGTLDIIIGTHKLLSDDVKFERLGLVIIDEEHRFGVRQKEALKSLRAEVDVLTLTATPIPRTLGMALEGLRDFSVIATAPQKRLAIKTFVRGENDSIIREAVLRELKRGGQVYFLHNEVETIQNRLAALTELLPEARIAVAHGQMHERDLEKVMRDFVAQRYNILLCTTIIETGIDVPTANTIIMHRADKFGLAQLHQLRGRVGRSHHQAYAYLLVHDVQSLSKQAQRRLDAIQQMEELGSGFYLAMHDLEIRGAGEVLGENQSGEMLEVGFQLYTDMLNEAVRSLKAGKEPDLAAPLASTTEINLHVPALLPSDFCGDVHERLSIYKRLANCGTQDAIDGLQEELIDRFGKLPEAAKALVETHRLRIAAKTVGIIKIDAHSEAANLQFLPKPPVDPMRIIELIQKNRHIKLNGQDKLKITAAMPDLAARVTQIKTAIKHLTS